The DNA region CTATTATCCGCGAATTCTTGATGCAATATTCCCACCCCTCTACCCCCAGAGACTTTACTCGGGGTAAACAGAGGGTCACAATCAAGTTAGAGAGGCATGATCGTCATGATAACGTTAATGATGCCTCATTGGCCAGATTAAACGGTCGAAGAACACAAGGAACGATTCTTTGAAGTTTGTGCGGATCCGATTTTGGGGGATGATTAGGTAAAATTGATTCAAAGGGTGGGACTGATGGGATAATGAATTGATATGAATCGCATCCGCTGAGGTTGCAGGTTATACGAGGGGTACAAATAAGTTTCTGTCGAAAATTCGCAGAAATTGTTGGTTTTTCTTAACGTTACTTAGCATAACTCTAATCAAACATAAAACTtcagaattatttttcagtGAGAGGGTTTGGGTTTGATATGGAATATAAGAGAATACAAATTCCTGAAATGGGGCTGTAAGAACTTCATTGTTCAAGATGGGGCGTTTTTTTAAGTTACCTTCTGCTACCTTTTCGATCAAGAAACCAAAACCCaagattaaaaaaatgtttctataGACCATTTCATTACtatattcttgaggtgaaaagaaacactccaccattttttctgatccTTCCTAGattaaaagatacagccattttcataatgagctattccACAcctagaaaaaacaaaattcccttcaaaatgaCAAGCTAAATTGATGGATCTTATGAACTGAGTTGcattcaaagtacccaatttttcgaaattcatatactccattcacttctattgtagcactcggttggccatgaaaatttgacacatttcactctgtatagtacgaaaatgtggggttatgacggttgtcaaaacatttttgggttttaaatcaacgctatgttgtccgttctacgtaaaagtttctgttattacgtattttatcacaatgtcgaatctcttcggaaaatatgtgacgaacataattgaagcttatacaaactgtttgaaggcataccaaatccagttatttgcatggaaaatacaagagatcagtataatatgcactagcttgaggagagttaatgttcgttatcttctttggctaaagtttgaatacgttacatcatagttgtagatttcaaaaatattaacccgaagatgaaatgcatatgatgcagtggttgggaatgggtatctcccaaaggaattgacagataattacaatgttaaattcttcaactaatatcatcttgcatcaatataagtaaaaggaattaaaggaagtttcaatcaatatgaacttcacctttgaacaaaatttcacatgaataaacaattaacaggacaactaccgcgtatttgtgactgttcatcttaatacaatgatataataataatgattaggtatttattggtaccttaagacatttacaaagtataggacaagtcaaatgaaaaatagaaaaatcaattttcgggaatttattccacgatgacattcatcgaaaatcctgaagtgaacttttcgcattaattcactcaaacataaaattctcaaatgctaccacttttttgggtctcccaatagaaggaaattctttgtcagcctcttcattcacaatctctctgattgtggaaatattcagctgaaatataagtcgtttagattcagatgaaacattatataaattcttttacattgaatTTGTTCTCTGCCGTCTGACGTATTgcgaattttagaatatcagggtataacaatttgaatgagcggacctgaattctaaatagcacttcctgaaaccctgtctcttctttcaatcactttcggcattttcctaataaaaattgatattagttgtggcaacgacgttatgacattatggatcgacatttcatgagtgccagccTTACtcctctagttacaaaaacttgagaaaattatttcatggccaaccgactgctaaaataaatgtgaataaaGTATACATCTTAGAACacagatacatggaatggaaaataaacattccaaagactggagtgagatagttgcttagtgcatcaattttcagtaagaatagataggaagtatataaatttttcaataaaacgccaccgccttagtgtcgcgctagacagagaaacatcgaatgtgtgtactacaaaacagtcatttgtagcactgaatggccattccatgtatctatgttctaaggtatacATATGCGTGTGTAATCTGTGGTGAAGCCGTCTTTCTACAAACGGCAGAAATCTATCAGAACTCTGTGTACTCCCGATGACatttaattgaatatttccATTCATAGATGATCTTCGTTAAATTGTCACGAATATCAATGTCTCAGATAAAATACAGACGGTCTTTAACATCCAACTCGGATTTAAAATCTGATGATTACCCTGTCAGATCCCAAATCAACGTACAAAACCGATAAAATACAAATCTGTCCGTGAAAGATAAcgtttcaaattaattttcgtcCTCTCCTTGTAATTCCCACAAAAAATCCACCTATCCACGTCTCCGATAATCCAAACAAGTCCGACGGCAAGAAAAAAAATGTCACCGAAAGTTTCGGTGTTATGGTGTTCCATTACAAGACAACAAGTTAGGTCTTGGACCCCGTAATATCTGCCGTACATGGGTCAGGTTTCTTCGACGGCTTAAGGCGTCATATAGACGTAATCCCCCTGGCACAAAAGAAAGTGTCATTCCTTGCCAGATTAAAGATTCGATTGTAATGCTCTTCAAACGGCTAATGTGGGCCCTCTCTGTGTTTTCGAACGAGATGGGGGCCTCTTTGGGTTGGGTATATCGTCAATGGGTTGAGTGTTGGATTTCTGGCGCCATCGGCGGACAAATGGTAAGATCTGGAGATCGGTATCATGTGTGGAGGTAGGAGTTGTAACGAAAACTTACGCCATATTCTGTTCGTCAAGTTTAATCTTTCCTAATGGTTTTCTTCTCAGCCTATACTTTGTTTTCAATTGGATCTTGAGGTTTTGCGCAAGTAAAATCGAATTTCTATCATGCCAAGACAAGTTTTATCCAATGACGATGGCAACAGAGCACTTGGGATACTTCAGACTTGTCTGGCACAAGTGCAAGTGGCCAATTCATTGAATGTCGTGTGCTTCAACGCCAGTAGAagactgtttttttttattttccgggAGAGATTCAACATCTTCGAAATGCCATTTCAACCTGCCTTAGATTAGTCTCAAATGAAGTCTTtctgcagggcttgaagctgcagccatcatcggttatggtgaatcttcttgttgttaaattttttgtttgccgcaatgtcacaataacatattttctcatatcttatacatcattcatgtttaaggagagaatttcgtcacatcgacaatatccaaaaatcccaaatattgttacaattttcgccagcaaccactggtcattaagagcatgtaaaagaaattgttcagcttcttctttacttaataccttggccttttttggcgtataacgctcattttttcgtttcagaaacgctattacctcttgaaatctgcaaatgacaactaaacgtcatattttccaataaattttttaaggaaaacaaacctgtgaacaggggcattttctttcatttccaagtagcttttcagcatagaccattttgcccataaagtattagggctgaatctagctgatagttgattcaagtagaccaacaaaacatcttcagttaccccaatcacactatttttgttttgccacttcttgaagtcgtcgtattctcgctcgtaccttgaagctgattttgcaggtaataaaattgaagctacactgctggctgcctcaataatttcttttggtacattcattttcgctttcgccaaaacaaatgtaaagagaaataaacagacatgttcatgacaacgcttccatagcttacgacatttgcgacaaattattgagatttttttggaatctatctaacctttttacaaatgagaaacaaataaaatataaaacaatacacgcaaggtaacgggttttagtGGCTCAAGAAAgtaactgactcgcctgcggctcgtcagttatatccttcattcgccagtaaaaaccctcttaccttgctagtaatgttatatactattatttcgacctcaagaatctactgttgaaatattgctACGAGTCAAAGACGTACCCTGTTTGTTCTACCAGGTTATTACTGGCTAGAGAAAACCAGGGCATAACTTTGACCCGAATCCAATCGAGCATGCTTGAAACCAGTAAAAAGTTCCCCTTAATCTTCATTGACTACTGTTTTAACAGTTTTTGCCACAACTTTGGCAACAAATAGAGAAGGGTCTTCTCAATAACTTTGTGAAAAGCATGCTGAGGAAATGCTAAGCAATTTCGGATGCCTGAGGCATCACTGTTCGAATTAAggttgaatgaatatttgaaatttttagaatttcggTTCTTTTTCGTAATTTCGTTACTTTGAATACATCGTttccttgaaatcatattattcTAACCTGAAAAGCTCTAcatatacatatttcaaaaggaaattgagtttttctgaagagaagaaatttttgatgaGCAGTTTATTTGTTACTGTAACCTAGCCTTATCTGGAGATTTTTGAAGAGAGATGATCTGTCTTATCTGGAGATCGGTAGGTACGATAGCAGTTAATTCAAAGCTTCAACTTCAAGAAAATAATTGGAACTAGGTTCATAAAAACCTTTGATGAAGCCATAGCCTACCTGAAACACTGCTTGCCAAATCTCCTATCCCTAAAGTATAATATATACATAGTTCTGAACATATTACTTTAATTCAGCTATGTTACATTTAAATTGATGCCTTAAATACTTTTTTTACCAAGTATGAAATATCTACATAGAAGGGTTCattaaaaataaaacgaagtcCGATACTCCCCTATTTCCTCCCTCTTTCTCCACTCCACTGTATTTTCCCCAATCGAAATTCCGAAAACTGCAATCTCAATCATCTCCACCATACAATAGATCGTATTCTTCTCAAAGCCCTGCTGAACAGGCCCAAACGCGGCTCTTTTCCGTCTAAAATTCCTCCAAGGCCTGCCGAAGCTTCCTGCCCATACCCTGTCGAAGCTCCAGCGAAAAGTCCACCTATCGTGCCGGCTTTACCAGCACCCCCAGCCAGACCTGCTCGTGCTTCTTGACCAAACCCTGTGGAAGCACCTGCGAAAAGTCCTCCTCCTGTGCCATCACTTCCAACACCTCCGCCAAGGCCTGCTTCAGCCTTTTGACCAGTTGGGGTACCTGCGTAAGCCTTGACGCCACCGTTGGCGAAGTTCAGGCCAGCCTTGAAACCGAAAAAATTCACCCCCCATCTTCCATCTCCTACCTCCACCTGTAAATTTCGGAGTTTCTTAGCTTGGAAAATACTGATTAGGAAATAGGTTGGGAACTGCGTTACTTATTGATAATGAAGAGTTTTAGCAGGGAATTGCTGGAGTGTATTTCTCCATAAATGATTACCGGAGTAGATATATTTTCCATATCAAACAAATATCGTCATTCAGGAGCCCAATCAGTCCAGAGACATTCGGAAAAACGAATCTGCTTATCAATGCTTTTTTTTCAGCTTTTCTCTGAAGTATTTTGTGATCTTacattttttaatatatttttgttcttcgatgtacactgcgcaaaaaaattaacgcacattctgaaaatctcaattttaatgaaagttaactctacattgactttataacttattttttatgttctctcgggaaggttttcaacgaaacaagacacattgatatgtgatttaatacttggtatttccaccccttgcgttaattacagctcggcaacgacggttcatactcgaaATGAGTGattttaaaatgttctgatgtaatccttcccagatttctccgagttggattcctaagtcattaagagtagctggatgattttctgaacttctcagccttctattgaggttgtcccaaacctgctcaatcggattgagatctggacttcttgctggccatttaattcgagagacttcaacctcttcaaggtactcctgaacgatgcgcgcacgatgcggtctggcattatcgtccacaaaaatgaaattttcaccaatgtatggggcaaatggcactacatgctcttcaagagtgttccttatatacttatcagcattcatagctccattatcaacgaccactaggtctgtgcgagcagtcaaagatattccaccccataccataatcgatcctcccccaaaaccagtagtattcaggaaattgcactgagcatatctttcatgtggacgtctgtatacaagggaacgtctatcacaatggtagaggcagaatctagactcatctgtgaagagaactctttcccaatcggccttttcccaatggatatgctctctcgcaaaatccaaacgcgcccttcgatgagctggggtaagagctgggcctcttgccgcgacacgaggccttaaatcatattctctgaggcgatttcttattgtctgagtgctaatttgcacctcatgagtttactcaagctgaatttgaaggaggcgagcggttgcaaaccgttgtctcaaagaagaaactctcaagtaacgttcttgaatggcagttgttaccagTGGTCTACCctatcctggtcttcggacattcatacctgtctccctgaattctggacacacttgtatgggaaactccaaacctttctgcaattcttgtgtatgtccacccttcttctcgcaaaactaccgcttgggcacattcctcttgggtcaaattgcgtgtttcgcgttgcatagcgatcgagtgtagaaaataaaacgaaagaaaaactattgatcactagaattgatcgagaacaactcattttagaatggagccaatacactcaaaatctgataatatcatctttttttattcctgctgggaaaaaacatctgtattgaagaaaaccattgaaagtggataacatatgcatgcataattctgattaaaataattatcattgagaacaccttcagttgtagaataaatttgagatttccataatgtgcgttaatttttttgcgcagtgtattatttcattttaaCTTTTTGAACTGTCGGCAGTCGAAATGTTTTTTAAGCACTTAGTAATACCTTATCGAACAAATGGCAAAAATTAGGAATATCGTCAATTTGAGGAGAAACTGTAAAAAGTACTCGCTTTGAAGGTGAacaaattgttgaaaaattaagaatgaTTTACTTTAAGTGACCGACACTTTGCTTCGACAGAAAAAACTCATTGGTATTCCTGCCTAATAAGCTatttaaaattaataattagctattaaaatttaaaatactTACAAGTCCGCTAAAAACTGAATTTAGGATCACCGACGACAGCAGTAGAAATTTAAGCATTGTTAttcctaaaaaaataaataccaACGTTAGTGTTCACGGATGATTTAGAACTAAAATTATGTGGCGACACTACAGAACAATAATGGTCCCAAAAGCAATGAATCACGTAATTATTTTTCTATAGAGCGtttttatgttgaaaattcattGAAGTTCAATGAGTCGTTTCCATGGAAAACGCTAATGATGGAAATGAATAAAAAGGTAACTAGATAATGATaggaaaagttatttttttgaaatgagGGATGTACTGTTGGAAATTTCATTAATCAAACCTGTTTTATGACATCAAGGATTAATGATTCATCATTGACAAATTTTATGAATTCGTATAAGCAATCAGATGATTCCTGGAAATTAAATTGATTGTCCTG from Coccinella septempunctata chromosome 1, icCocSept1.1, whole genome shotgun sequence includes:
- the LOC123310684 gene encoding glycine-rich cell wall structural protein 1-like gives rise to the protein MLKFLLLSSVILNSVFSGLVEVGDGRWGVNFFGFKAGLNFANGGVKAYAGTPTGQKAEAGLGGGVGSDGTGGGLFAGASTGFGQEARAGLAGGAGKAGTIGGLFAGASTGYGQEASAGLGGILDGKEPRLGLFSRALRRIRSIVWWR